The genomic DNA CgccaccatgtcttccttgAAACATTAACGCTTATACAGGTTCCATATACAGCCCCAGGAATAAACAAACGAAGCGTCTTGAAGAATTCGCGTCGGACCTGAAAAGGCTTTGGATGCTGTGACCCCACTACTCGAGCATATTACCGAGATGGTTCTGTACTGGCCATATAGTGGCAGAACGACCAGATTTGGTTTGATCATCACGAATCAGAACTTATGGATATGCTCGAGAGGGTATACAAGTATCAACTTAATTTCTACGGCACATACTACAGTACCCCAATGAGTTAAAGGTTAGTAAACCTAGCCGCCAGCAAGAGCTGTACCTGGTTTAGATAATTGGAGTGGGAGCCAAGGCACCGGCCTGGCGCATAAATAAGTTCCACAAGGATTATTAACTTAGACTGCCATGAATATTTGTCCTTtcggttttctttcttttattttcgttttgcttttggcttgTTTTAATCCAAGCCATGGTCTAATCTTCGGACCACTGCCGAACGAATATTTCCAAATTTCCCTTCTAAGAAGTACTATATCACATACACACAGATCACATACGATGCCCCGGTACAAATATTTCCCACTTCCAACAGGTTCCTGTATTATTCGCGTCCTTGTCCTACTGCCCGATACACACGACACCTCCTCAATCAACTGCCAACTTATCAACTACTCTCTGCCGCTAACAGGCAATTGCTATCTCCCATATGAGGCGCTGTCATATGTATGGGGCAGTGAGAGTACACCTCGATATATCTTTATAGATGGTCTTACCGTATCTGTTACGGACAACCTCTATGCGGCACTATTACatcttcgagatcatcaGCTTTCGCGCATGTTATGGGTAGATGCAGTGTGTATAAACTAGCAAGATAACCAGGAAAAGGGCTATCAGATTCGGCTTATGCCAACAATATACAGTAAAGCCAGCCATGTAATAGTTTGGCTTGGAAAGGCTGCAGATCACAGCGATCGAGCGCTTGATACTATCCGTCTCGCTGCAGAGAATACGTCTTCCGGATGTGAATCTACCACACCATGGGGAAAGGAGACAAATACTACTGCTGTTTTGATGCTACTCCAACGACCGTGGTTTCGGAGAGTCTGGGTAGGCAATACTTTCTAATATTCATAGGTATATTTGCTAATACGTCAATACAGGTACTCCAAGAGATTAGTGCTGCACGATCTATTCTAGTTATGTGTGGGTATTTCAAAATCAATGGAATCACCTTTGTCTTGGGCTTGACAGGGCTAAACCTTTCTTATAAAGGTGATGCTTATTCAGGTTTAGAGAATATAGTTCGCTCAATAACCTATCTGATGAGGGGGGCAATCTCCAGGCCAGATTACGTGACACAGCCACACGGAATGCTATCTTTAGGGGAACTGATTGACATGTATCACACCCGGGGGGCTACCAAGAAACACGATAAAATATACGCCTTACTCGGGATGAGCTTTGATGACTCGATCAAAGCCGCTCTATTACCCAACTATCAGCTACCCTGGAATATATTATTCGAGAGGGTCATTACATCAATCCTCCCAGGAATCCATTCTCTGGAGACCTGGCCCGATAGGGAAATAGCTGTAATCCAGGGTAGGGGATATATCTTGGGTCGAATAGACTCAGTGGATAGTGACAGTTCTCGATATGATAGACAATGCGTGCAGATTTCCTTTAATACTTCGCCAAGGTCAATACGCTATAAGACTGAATGGGGTACTCGATGGACACTCCAAGCTACGGCAAGATCGATTCAAGAGGGTGATATCGTCTGTCTTTTTCATGGAGCTTCAAGGCCAAGTATCGTCACTATGTGTGAAGATTACTTTAGTGTTAAAATGATCAGTGCAGCTCCTCGCAAGGAAAAGCACATGAAAGGAAATGTCGATATACAGATACAACAGCCTCTGCCTGCAGAAGGATGTTTCCTCCGAGATATACTCCTCATTTGGGACTGGGAAGCGTCGCAGGCGAATTCAGGGGAAGGGAACCAGTCACGGGTGCCGAATAATTTCAGGGACGCAGTGCCGATAACAGACATGGatttcaagaagaaaaggccacATGACTTAGCACTCATCACTGAGGATATCATGATGATAGCTACCGAGGCAGGGGCCCATGGGAACCGAATCATGGAATACCTATTTGAAAAAATGGGATCAAATCTCCCAGTTAGTGAAAGAGTGATAAGAATGGTGGCAGGGAACATTGCATGGGGAAGCAACATAATGGGGCAGCTAATAAAGCTACTGGATCATAGAGACAACAACGTACTAATCTCGGAAGATGTGGTAAAAGTCGCAGCAGGAAACACCCAATTTGATGGTGATGTTCTAAGACAGCTGTTACAACTTTCGTTTGAAAGAGGTCATGACTTACCAATCTCTGAGGATGTGGTGAAAATTGCAGCAGGAAACACGGGGTGTGGAATTAATATATTGCTGCTGCTAGCACATCTCGTTCATGAAAAGGACGACAATCTACCGATATCCGAGGACGTGGTAAAGGTTGCAGCAGGAAACACGGGGTGTGGAATTAATATATTGCTGCTGCTAGCACATCTCGTTCATGAAAAGGACGACAATCTACCGATATCCGAGGACGTGGTAAAGGTTGCGGCAGGGAACACTGGATGTGGTGGTCTTATAATGGTGCTGCTATTAAGGCTATCTGATCGGTTGAGCGACAATCCTTCACACATCCTAGAACATACATTGAGGATCGCGGCAGGCAATACTGGGTGTGGAAGTAATATAATAGCACAGATCCTACCGCTAGTTGACCATTGGAACAGCAATTTTATACCCCTCTTAAAAGACATACTGAGAATCGCCGCAGGAAATGCTGGGTGCGGTGATGACATACGGAGGAGCATTGGGATGCTTTTGGCAAGGAGGCGACGCTTTGAGCGTATGGCACCGTCAACTTTATGCTGGATGAGTGGAATGGATGAGATTTCAGAATAGTGTGATATTTATAGATAGCTGGCTCTCACAGGGCCTAATCTGTATCCTCGGGTCTTTAAGGTCTTATCAATTAAGATGCCTCGCCTGGCCGCAGCTGAGCTCAGTAATCAGCCCTACGAGGTTGTATAGACTTCCGATGCTCACATGCTAGAGCTCCATGATTTGCAGTGAGCCTTTGGGGGGTATTGATTGTTTCAGCTTTAAGGGCTTCATGTAAATCTCGTTAGGGCTTAGTATTGAATGACAGGCAAGTAGTTGACCACCTGATGACTATAGACAGTATACAATCAAATGTGCTTTGTATCAGGAGATAGCAAGGCTGACACAACATACTATTCTCGAGATGGTAACCCAACTATTTGCTAGAGATTCTATACCACGTAGTCATATCGCGACTAGTGAAGAGGTACCTAATTATGGGGTTATCCATCAGGCATCTGCAACACTTATCTATGGGGATGATGTTACAATCCCTCACCTTGGCTGTAAGCGCCCTCCACCTTTCCCCTAATCCGCTCGTGATTGATAAAAAGGTTATGCTGCATAGACCAGGACATTCCACTGAAGCCCAACGAGCATGTGGCCATAGAAGTTGTCAGGGTGATCGGCTTGGTAGAGATTCCTGTCACTGGAGTTGGGAGCAGAACCTCTAAAAAAGTATCCGCATCCTGGATATACCAGAGTCATGGCTTTTGACGAGGAATGAggttgtttctcttcttttcagATCTAAGATCTTCAGAGCTGTCCGTTCGACCCGTGCTCCTTTGCTTGATCAATGCTGCGTTAGTAACTAGGATCAAACACCCGACTAACCCCAACAGAGTACTCAGGCCGGGGTTAAAACAGGCCCTCTGGAACAATGTACAGTAATGTAAAGATGTTGATCAGTAAATAAGACAGAGTAGAAATCAACTTATATAAAGCGAGGTAAGAACCAGCACAAAGACCACAAACTCATTTCAATCCAATCCACTCAAGATGCAGATCACTTTTATGATCAACTTTGGCCTCCTTGTAACTACCACCCTTGCTTACTCCAATAAATAAGTTCACCGATGATGTTCCTCTGGACTGGACTAATAGCGGGCAAAGCTGCAAGGGCTCGAGTCTTTCTCCTACCCTTAGCGATTGCGAGGCCGCACTTGGGAATATTCATGTTGGGGAGTCTTGCGCTGATCAATCTGAATTTTCGGTGGGCAATTGGTACATGATCTATGCCACCAACGGCTCTGGAGAACAGCGTTTTAGTGGCCAAATCATCTATGACACGGCGAAGTGTTTCCCTCGGGAACTACATGGCCAATGGTAGATATTTGAATATATCGTAAATCCTCGTCATGGAATCACACATATACATACACTGCTGGGTTCactatgtatatatgctTGTTGATCCTTCCATCATTTTCACTTGTGCAATGTCTCCCTTTGTCCTTTCGTCTTGTGTTTTGAAAGTGGTTACAACTCATGCAGTAAAAGAGCTTACATGTATTGATTTAATTTCAATGTAGCTACTACCATCCGCCGTAGATAGAGTGACTTCAGTCTATCATTACTCTGCTTTCAGATTTCCAACCACATCTATTGTTATTTTAACTGCGGTAGGATAGGTCAGAGACTTATCTGTGGGTGGTTGCTGCCTAAGGTATCATTATCCTGCTGTATGCCTGGATCAATGCGGTTAGACCATCCATTCCGGTACTTTCCACCCAATAGCGGCTGTCCCAGACCCTTCCCCATCCAAGCCATCACTC from Aspergillus oryzae RIB40 DNA, chromosome 7 includes the following:
- a CDS encoding uncharacterized protein (predicted protein) codes for the protein MISSVMSAKSCGLFFLKSMSVIGTASLKLFGTRDWFPSPEFACDASQSQMRSISRRKHPSAGRGCCISISLSGQVSREWIPGRIDSGFDRVIKAHPDETDSIKRSIAVICSLSKPNYYMAGFTM